From a single Bacteroidia bacterium genomic region:
- a CDS encoding prolyl oligopeptidase family serine peptidase: MNRFLFSYLAYFLVLPALFSQSVPGVISQALSVETSRYHYGRIIHADPVLAALSEGTFSLPKPGDEIDLADSKKAWQTIQADGEGWFSGPALRGGYVCVSYRSSKAQIVLLEEMGNLWAWVNGEFRIGNQYQSKDNFEAWEPDFGFSMVPVELKKGNNLLVFRCNRGRFKLKIHESAAPAFLNARDATLPDLLIGQIPDYLGAIVVGNARNQPAEGYQLQISLPDAEMQKVEIGFLPPLGLRKIPFKILGKFPVDHNDSSPLLLKVTDAGGKVLTETTLTLRHRSPQELHKRTYQSSVDGSVQYFAVNPANGPKGPKALVLSVHGANVEGLNQAASYYPKSWVNIVSPTNRRPYGYNWEDWGRMDALAVLEEAKKLYETDLQRVYLTGHSMGGHGTWSLGATFPDHWAVIAPSAGYMNLVNYYSSFVPQQMPEENTLIRRSRNMAMTDSMAINYKQNGVYILHGGADDVVRPEQARYAVSVLEKFHKDFVYHEEPGMGHWWDISDEEGTDCVDWQPMFDFMARHIRPGKDKIREINFTTANPGVSSTNYWATIYDQWHKLAFSKIHLRLDPGQNRIVGTTENVSVLAIDGDVLNVNRIITIVLDTDTLRLSFPSDQYYFTHNGKNWTATGQPALTQKGPHRYANFRDVINHRVVFVYGTAGTAAENAWAMQKARYDAESFWYQGNGSIEVIPDNLYSSEKYTGRNVVIYGHSQSNLAWKQLLEDSPVQVVRGEIIVAEETYTGDDLATIFIRPIKGSENNMVGVVSGTTDKGMHITDQMLYLYPGFGLPDLAIWDAKTWTGGKAVLAGYFGSDWSVEKGEWE, encoded by the coding sequence ATGAATCGCTTTCTGTTTAGCTATTTGGCGTATTTTCTGGTTCTTCCCGCCCTCTTTTCCCAGTCTGTGCCCGGCGTTATTTCTCAGGCGCTGTCCGTCGAGACCTCCCGCTATCACTACGGGAGAATCATCCATGCAGATCCTGTGCTGGCTGCGCTTTCTGAAGGTACGTTTTCCCTTCCCAAACCCGGAGACGAAATCGATCTGGCAGATTCAAAGAAAGCCTGGCAGACCATTCAGGCAGACGGGGAGGGCTGGTTTTCCGGACCTGCACTGCGGGGTGGATATGTTTGTGTTTCTTATCGTTCTTCCAAAGCACAAATCGTCCTCCTGGAAGAAATGGGCAATCTCTGGGCCTGGGTTAATGGCGAATTTCGCATCGGCAATCAGTACCAGAGTAAGGACAATTTCGAGGCATGGGAACCTGATTTTGGCTTCTCTATGGTTCCTGTCGAACTGAAAAAAGGGAATAACCTGCTGGTGTTTCGCTGCAACCGGGGGCGTTTTAAGCTGAAAATCCACGAATCGGCTGCGCCTGCGTTTCTAAATGCCAGAGACGCCACGCTACCTGATCTTCTTATCGGGCAAATACCCGATTATCTGGGCGCAATTGTCGTAGGTAATGCCCGCAATCAGCCCGCAGAAGGGTACCAACTCCAAATTTCTCTTCCCGATGCAGAAATGCAAAAAGTAGAAATCGGTTTCCTCCCCCCGCTGGGTTTGCGAAAAATTCCTTTTAAAATTTTGGGTAAATTTCCGGTAGATCATAACGATTCCAGCCCGCTTCTGCTCAAAGTTACGGATGCTGGTGGGAAAGTGCTCACAGAAACTACACTTACCCTTCGTCACCGATCTCCGCAGGAACTCCACAAACGCACCTATCAGAGCAGCGTCGATGGAAGTGTTCAATACTTTGCCGTCAATCCCGCCAATGGCCCCAAAGGCCCGAAAGCGCTGGTATTATCTGTCCACGGCGCTAATGTCGAAGGCCTGAATCAGGCGGCTTCCTATTACCCAAAATCGTGGGTAAATATTGTTTCTCCCACCAACCGCCGCCCGTACGGTTACAACTGGGAAGACTGGGGAAGAATGGATGCGCTCGCCGTACTGGAAGAGGCAAAAAAATTGTACGAAACCGATCTTCAGCGGGTATATCTTACCGGTCATTCGATGGGCGGACATGGTACCTGGAGCCTGGGGGCTACCTTTCCCGACCATTGGGCAGTGATCGCTCCCAGTGCAGGGTATATGAATCTGGTCAATTACTACAGCAGCTTTGTGCCTCAGCAGATGCCGGAGGAAAACACCCTGATCAGGCGAAGCCGAAATATGGCCATGACTGACAGCATGGCGATCAATTACAAGCAAAACGGCGTGTATATCCTTCACGGCGGAGCCGATGATGTGGTAAGACCCGAACAGGCGCGTTACGCAGTTTCTGTTTTGGAAAAGTTTCACAAAGACTTTGTCTACCACGAAGAGCCGGGTATGGGCCACTGGTGGGATATTTCGGATGAGGAGGGAACGGATTGCGTGGACTGGCAGCCGATGTTTGACTTCATGGCCCGCCACATTCGCCCCGGAAAAGATAAAATCAGGGAAATCAATTTTACTACAGCAAATCCTGGTGTTTCTTCCACCAACTACTGGGCGACGATCTACGACCAGTGGCACAAACTGGCCTTCAGTAAAATCCACCTGCGCCTCGATCCCGGTCAGAACAGAATCGTTGGTACAACCGAAAATGTTTCCGTCCTGGCCATTGACGGTGATGTACTGAACGTAAACCGAATCATTACGATCGTGCTCGATACTGATACGCTCAGACTTTCGTTTCCCTCGGATCAGTATTACTTTACCCACAACGGAAAAAACTGGACGGCAACCGGACAGCCTGCTCTTACTCAGAAAGGCCCTCATCGTTACGCCAATTTCCGCGATGTGATTAATCATCGGGTGGTGTTTGTGTATGGAACGGCAGGAACTGCAGCAGAAAATGCATGGGCCATGCAAAAGGCCCGTTACGATGCCGAATCGTTCTGGTATCAGGGCAATGGCTCCATTGAAGTCATACCGGATAATCTGTATTCTTCCGAAAAATACACAGGAAGAAACGTCGTGATTTACGGGCATTCACAGAGCAATCTCGCATGGAAACAACTGCTGGAGGACAGTCCGGTTCAGGTAGTGCGGGGGGAAATCATTGTGGCAGAAGAAACCTATACCGGCGACGACCTGGCGACGATATTTATCCGCCCGATAAAAGGTAGTGAAAACAATATGGTGGGAGTGGTCAGTGGTACAACGGATAAAGGCATGCATATTACCGATCAGATGTTGTATCTGTACCCTGGGTTTGGCCTTCCAGACCTGGCGATATGGGATGCGAAGACCTGGACAGGTGGAAAAGCCGTGCTGGCCGGGTATTTTGGTTCGGACTGGTCGGTAGAGAAGGGGGAGTGGGAATAA
- a CDS encoding RraA family protein has protein sequence MKLWKNDDELFALMRQELFTAVVGDVMDKAGLLHQFLPPQIQPLRDDMVTAGRAMTVLEADVFEEKSVGSNNPLMQKSFGLMLEALDDLKRNEVYICTGSSPRYALWGELMSTRAKQLGAVGAVVDGYSRDTPGILALNFPTFSYGRYAQDQGPRGKVMDFRVGIEIQGVKIQPGDIVFGDLDGVCIIPREAEEEMIRLAIEKARGEKLVKKAIEGGMSAVDAFREFGIM, from the coding sequence ATGAAATTATGGAAAAATGACGACGAGCTTTTTGCACTGATGCGGCAGGAGTTGTTTACTGCTGTAGTGGGTGATGTGATGGATAAAGCAGGACTGCTTCATCAGTTTTTGCCGCCGCAAATTCAGCCCCTGCGCGACGATATGGTGACAGCCGGGCGGGCGATGACCGTATTGGAGGCGGATGTGTTTGAGGAAAAATCGGTCGGAAGCAACAATCCCCTTATGCAAAAATCCTTCGGACTGATGCTCGAAGCGCTCGATGACCTGAAGCGAAACGAAGTCTATATATGCACAGGATCTTCCCCCCGCTATGCACTTTGGGGCGAACTGATGAGCACCCGCGCCAAACAGTTGGGAGCCGTGGGCGCAGTAGTCGATGGTTACTCACGCGATACACCGGGCATACTGGCGCTCAATTTTCCTACTTTCAGCTATGGACGGTATGCCCAGGATCAGGGACCGAGAGGGAAAGTAATGGATTTTCGGGTGGGAATAGAAATTCAGGGAGTGAAGATACAACCGGGCGATATCGTCTTTGGCGATCTGGATGGGGTATGTATCATTCCCAGAGAGGCAGAGGAAGAGATGATTCGCCTGGCCATCGAAAAAGCCAGGGGCGAAAAATTGGTAAAAAAAGCTATCGAAGGCGGAATGAGCGCTGTAGATGCATTCCGGGAGTTTGGGATTATGTAA
- a CDS encoding LamG domain-containing protein — MALFRVAILLFFLCVSPVFAQQILVTKGLIAFWDFKEEAGQARIAQGKGTFPLTEQNGTIPRIPEGPLSGYSARFGNKAFLSLPNEATGELNLFGKKQGVTVIAWVKWTGEQTGFVGGMWNEYLDGGKRQYGLFVSLPYYNGKNQVCGHISQTGKPTPPFPYSIDYSASKQEVTPNEWVCVAFTYNGKYIKSYVNGVFEAREPELIDHTKGFEGYPEGLTQIKNPYHFPAGMGNNGSDFTVGAVLLKSGMGNFFKGQIGGLAVFDRALKEKEIQALVGE; from the coding sequence ATGGCTCTTTTTCGAGTGGCAATTTTATTATTTTTTTTATGCGTCTCGCCAGTATTTGCCCAACAGATTCTCGTAACCAAAGGCCTGATCGCTTTTTGGGACTTTAAAGAAGAAGCTGGTCAGGCCCGCATAGCCCAGGGTAAGGGCACATTTCCCCTGACCGAGCAAAATGGCACAATTCCCCGCATTCCTGAAGGGCCCTTGTCTGGTTATTCTGCCCGGTTTGGCAATAAAGCATTTCTTTCTTTACCCAATGAAGCAACCGGTGAACTAAACCTATTCGGAAAAAAGCAAGGCGTAACCGTCATAGCCTGGGTAAAATGGACAGGAGAGCAAACAGGTTTTGTGGGAGGAATGTGGAATGAATATCTCGACGGAGGAAAAAGGCAGTACGGCCTGTTTGTCTCATTGCCCTATTACAACGGTAAAAATCAGGTTTGCGGGCATATTTCCCAAACAGGTAAACCAACCCCACCCTTCCCTTATTCGATCGATTATTCTGCAAGTAAACAGGAAGTAACGCCCAATGAATGGGTCTGCGTGGCTTTTACCTACAATGGCAAATACATCAAGTCTTATGTAAATGGCGTATTCGAAGCCCGGGAGCCCGAGTTGATCGATCATACCAAAGGGTTTGAAGGTTACCCCGAAGGTTTGACACAGATCAAAAATCCCTATCATTTCCCCGCCGGAATGGGCAATAATGGTTCAGATTTTACTGTGGGCGCTGTCTTGCTCAAATCAGGCATGGGCAATTTTTTCAAAGGGCAGATCGGCGGGTTGGCGGTGTTTGACAGGGCGTTGAAGGAAAAAGAAATTCAAGCTTTGGTAGGGGAGTAA
- a CDS encoding FtsX-like permease family protein, with product MLLNYLKVALRHALRHKLYTILNLLGLLIAFTAFGLILIYLDYETGFENFNSKASRIFRITHRQVFDNGSDVHWARTYADFINELPRQIPEVETLIRFQNQEQKYVRIGQEKFKPQHAYLTDANVFEVFDFPFLAGDPRTALANPHSVVLTESLAKAYFGAVDVVGKSLNVCGNFSPEETPHTVTGVMRDLPPNTHIPIDMLISFRDSTERSWWAYVYILLKKDAEVQSVEAKLPGFIENTQPEGNQGQMFLNLQPIKDIHLHSDLAREIVPNGNARYVQIVSFAGLFILIIAIINYLNLSSALAISRSREIGMRRILGAGNRKLVSLALAESVSYTLLASGLSVGVIRLLFPWFQSLTSVSFMMNPWVMAGEMAGIAVLSGLVAGIYPAIVLLTNGNMEMLRSRLTRSGKNNFDLRRVLVAVQLGLAILLSGSAMVSWAQFQYIHKKNLGITREQILAIPGVPDKVTEGFPLFRDKVSVIPGIVSVAACMEVPSREIRDTGPLVVLGRNPQEAPVSDVQVISPGFIETMGLEIIAGEDQTGSIPYGEPPQFSAEYLPEQYLGERPRNYMLNETAMRMLGWQDPDSALGQQVSWSIGNFQLATGPVTAIVKDYHQETLKNKIDPLVFLFEPIWLRTFLIKVETANVQQTVGRIQNAWDEIYPSYPMEYHFLDELYEDLYKTERVQLRLLAAVSAMAIFIAFMGLFSLLAWSLRTRMREIAIRRVMGAGLKDIILLLGREYLFMLAAGAAIAIPLSYHSVSDWLTTFAYHTDISPGHYIWPLFATTALLGITIYLQTRRATRANPADTLRDE from the coding sequence ATGCTCCTCAACTACCTCAAAGTCGCGCTGCGCCACGCCCTCAGGCACAAATTGTACACAATACTCAACCTGCTGGGGCTGCTCATTGCTTTTACAGCTTTTGGTTTGATTTTGATCTATCTGGACTACGAGACCGGGTTTGAAAACTTCAACTCCAAAGCCAGCCGGATTTTCAGGATTACACACCGCCAGGTCTTCGACAACGGCAGTGATGTCCATTGGGCACGTACCTATGCCGACTTTATCAACGAACTTCCCCGCCAGATACCGGAAGTAGAAACTTTGATCCGCTTCCAAAACCAGGAGCAGAAATACGTACGCATTGGGCAGGAGAAATTCAAACCCCAACACGCATATCTTACCGACGCCAATGTCTTTGAAGTGTTTGATTTCCCCTTTCTGGCAGGCGACCCCAGGACAGCACTGGCAAATCCACACTCCGTAGTGCTGACAGAATCGCTGGCAAAAGCTTACTTCGGAGCAGTAGATGTTGTAGGAAAATCGCTGAATGTTTGTGGCAATTTTTCCCCGGAGGAAACGCCCCATACCGTTACCGGTGTTATGCGGGATCTTCCGCCCAATACACATATTCCCATCGATATGCTGATTTCTTTTCGGGACTCAACCGAACGATCCTGGTGGGCGTATGTCTATATTCTCCTTAAAAAAGACGCTGAGGTACAAAGCGTAGAAGCAAAACTGCCCGGATTTATTGAAAACACCCAACCGGAGGGAAATCAGGGGCAAATGTTTTTGAATCTTCAACCCATAAAAGACATTCACCTACACTCAGACCTGGCGCGGGAAATCGTACCCAACGGCAATGCCCGCTACGTGCAAATCGTCTCCTTTGCCGGTCTGTTTATCCTGATTATCGCCATCATCAACTACCTTAACCTCAGCAGCGCCCTGGCCATCAGCCGGTCAAGGGAAATCGGCATGCGGCGGATTCTGGGTGCAGGAAACCGAAAACTGGTCTCTCTGGCTCTTGCAGAATCGGTCAGTTATACCCTGCTGGCATCAGGGCTGAGTGTGGGAGTAATCAGGCTGCTGTTTCCCTGGTTTCAGTCTCTCACCAGTGTATCTTTTATGATGAATCCATGGGTAATGGCGGGAGAAATGGCCGGTATTGCGGTGCTCAGCGGACTGGTTGCAGGTATTTATCCGGCCATTGTCCTGCTTACCAACGGAAACATGGAAATGCTCAGATCACGTCTGACCCGCAGCGGCAAAAATAATTTTGATTTGAGACGTGTACTCGTCGCCGTACAATTGGGACTGGCTATCCTACTTTCGGGCAGCGCCATGGTCTCCTGGGCGCAGTTTCAGTACATCCATAAAAAAAACCTGGGCATCACCCGCGAACAGATACTCGCCATACCGGGTGTGCCTGACAAAGTCACAGAGGGGTTTCCACTGTTTCGGGACAAGGTTTCGGTGATCCCTGGTATAGTCAGCGTGGCAGCCTGTATGGAAGTCCCTTCCCGCGAAATCAGGGATACAGGGCCGCTGGTTGTGTTGGGGCGAAATCCACAGGAAGCGCCGGTTTCGGATGTGCAGGTGATCAGCCCGGGGTTTATAGAGACGATGGGACTGGAAATAATCGCCGGTGAGGATCAAACCGGCAGTATACCTTATGGCGAGCCGCCACAGTTTTCTGCCGAATATCTGCCCGAACAGTATCTCGGAGAACGCCCCCGCAACTATATGCTCAACGAAACCGCCATGCGTATGCTGGGATGGCAGGACCCTGACTCTGCCCTGGGGCAGCAGGTCAGCTGGTCTATTGGCAACTTCCAACTGGCAACCGGCCCGGTGACCGCCATTGTAAAAGACTACCATCAGGAGACACTGAAAAACAAAATTGACCCGCTGGTATTTTTATTCGAGCCAATATGGCTGCGCACATTTCTGATCAAAGTGGAGACAGCGAATGTTCAGCAGACCGTTGGCAGAATACAAAATGCCTGGGATGAAATTTACCCCTCCTACCCCATGGAGTATCACTTTCTGGATGAGTTGTATGAAGATTTGTACAAAACAGAGCGCGTGCAACTTCGCCTGCTGGCGGCAGTAAGTGCGATGGCAATATTTATCGCGTTTATGGGGCTTTTCAGCCTGCTGGCCTGGTCGCTTCGCACGCGTATGCGGGAGATTGCTATCCGCCGGGTGATGGGTGCAGGACTGAAGGATATTATTCTGCTGCTGGGCAGAGAGTATCTGTTTATGCTGGCAGCAGGTGCAGCGATTGCCATTCCCCTGAGTTATCACAGCGTTTCAGACTGGCTGACAACATTTGCCTACCACACCGACATTTCGCCGGGACATTATATATGGCCGCTGTTCGCCACTACTGCCTTGCTGGGAATTACGATTTATTTACAGACCCGGAGAGCCACACGGGCTAACCCGGCAGATACTTTGCGTGACGAATAA
- a CDS encoding CotH kinase family protein: MLKRMILTSCLVTLWALCLFSQTLPRLELSANDHSVANHIDIEMPAKSLRQLQDLREKKDLSRKARMQINGEQISPESIRIRGQSSLEFHRKSLNIKLEKKAKFRKGEEKYAMKEFYLIGMTMDKYYYRSYLSYSCLQSIGLFPMFFAYTEVFINGENQGVYMVVEKPHECMKKQDSPCVIRRGYSHKIEEVKFMAKKTDLPERAFTDAYDHLYELPEKFTGKALYDEWNKWLDVDGYMRWLAFNFFIMNGDYADELYLYAEPVRDGVRFGVIPWDYDDILVGNPHRKDLAIFHKGWHNKYMYMAEEQIDQIIASDKWLQARYIDALKAVLNDFSPQKMKEIYQSVYTGLSPFYQSPETIAMSRYDEDGEVKPGDFPEDFSASYEYLMSRRAWLLANMDD; encoded by the coding sequence ATGTTGAAGAGGATGATACTTACTTCGTGTTTGGTGACATTATGGGCGCTTTGTCTGTTTTCCCAGACCTTGCCGAGACTGGAGCTTTCTGCGAATGACCATTCGGTTGCCAACCATATTGACATTGAGATGCCTGCCAAAAGTTTACGGCAATTGCAGGATTTGCGGGAGAAAAAAGACCTTTCCAGAAAGGCCCGGATGCAGATAAATGGAGAACAAATATCACCGGAATCCATCCGTATCCGGGGACAGAGTAGTCTGGAGTTTCATCGAAAAAGCCTGAACATCAAGCTGGAAAAGAAAGCAAAGTTCCGAAAAGGCGAAGAAAAGTATGCTATGAAGGAGTTTTACCTGATCGGGATGACGATGGACAAATATTATTACCGGAGCTATTTGTCCTATAGCTGCCTGCAATCTATCGGGCTGTTTCCTATGTTTTTTGCTTATACAGAAGTATTTATTAATGGAGAAAATCAGGGGGTATATATGGTGGTGGAAAAACCCCATGAGTGTATGAAAAAGCAGGATTCTCCCTGTGTCATCCGCCGCGGGTACAGTCATAAAATTGAAGAGGTGAAGTTTATGGCGAAGAAGACAGATTTACCCGAAAGAGCCTTTACCGACGCTTACGACCATCTGTATGAACTACCGGAAAAATTTACAGGAAAAGCCTTGTATGATGAATGGAATAAATGGCTGGATGTGGATGGGTATATGCGTTGGCTGGCTTTCAATTTTTTTATTATGAATGGCGATTATGCAGATGAGCTGTATCTGTACGCCGAACCTGTCAGAGACGGCGTGCGGTTTGGGGTGATTCCCTGGGACTATGACGATATCCTTGTGGGAAATCCTCACCGAAAAGATCTGGCAATTTTCCATAAAGGCTGGCACAACAAGTATATGTATATGGCGGAGGAACAAATCGATCAGATTATCGCCTCAGACAAATGGCTTCAGGCCCGGTATATAGATGCGCTCAAAGCCGTGCTCAATGATTTTTCGCCCCAAAAAATGAAGGAAATCTATCAGTCTGTGTACACCGGGCTGTCTCCTTTTTATCAATCACCTGAAACGATTGCCATGTCAAGGTATGACGAAGACGGAGAGGTGAAACCGGGCGATTTTCCCGAAGATTTTTCCGCTTCTTATGAATATCTGATGTCGAGGCGCGCCTGGCTGTTGGCGAATATGGACGATTAG
- a CDS encoding nucleotidyltransferase domain-containing protein, which yields MPAIRALCQKHKIEKLWLFGSALDEHSFLESSDVDFLYQLLPISSGREYLDNLYNFRQGLKTLLQREVDILEYKKFQNPYFREEVENTKVLIFEHGKKYEEISV from the coding sequence TTGCCTGCAATTCGAGCCTTATGTCAAAAACATAAGATTGAAAAGTTGTGGCTTTTTGGATCAGCGCTGGATGAACATTCATTTCTGGAAAGCTCTGATGTTGATTTTCTGTATCAGCTTTTACCAATTTCCTCCGGGAGAGAATACCTTGACAATCTGTATAATTTCCGGCAGGGACTTAAAACCCTGCTTCAAAGGGAAGTAGATATCCTTGAATACAAAAAGTTTCAGAACCCCTATTTTCGTGAAGAAGTGGAAAATACTAAGGTATTAATCTTTGAGCATGGCAAAAAGTACGAAGAAATATCTGTTTGA
- a CDS encoding Gfo/Idh/MocA family oxidoreductase → MQDPQKNQSSTSRRSFLKKGAIASSFFIVPRFVLGGPGYTAPSDQLVLAAIGAGGKGRSDIMNASVKGREKVAALCDVDFSGSAAASVESFPKAKRYSNFREMLDKEKGIDAVTISTPDHVHGPAAAYAMERGIHVYVQKPLTHNIREARMLTEMARKHKIVSQMGNQGGSNPLLGMVQGWIDSGKLGKISKVQIWTNRPVWPQGGAMPAPDPGKKPAALDWDLWLGPAPYMDYTPDLHPFSWRGWWDFGTGALGDVGCHLIDIPFRTLGLKYPTDAECSVASVYSQMWTPDYHPQGCPAASFITLHFGATDKSKSPIEMTWSDGGIRPSHPDIIPANSDIGGKDSANGVLIIGEKGIISTNINDSSPLMPKLYMNDGTTDFGPETEPNDEPEYGHHRKWVDACKAGFNSPEHKALTSSFDYAGPMTETVLMGNLAIRSYMLRKEDDKGKMEFYARKKLLWDGENMRITNLEEANQFVGRTYRKGWEM, encoded by the coding sequence ATGCAAGATCCACAAAAAAATCAATCTTCCACCTCTCGCAGGTCTTTCCTGAAAAAAGGTGCCATCGCCTCATCTTTTTTTATTGTACCCAGATTTGTGCTTGGCGGACCGGGATATACCGCTCCCAGCGATCAGTTGGTGCTCGCCGCTATTGGTGCAGGTGGTAAGGGTCGTAGTGACATCATGAACGCTTCGGTAAAAGGCCGGGAAAAAGTGGCCGCTTTGTGCGATGTCGATTTTTCGGGATCTGCTGCCGCTTCTGTAGAGTCATTTCCCAAGGCCAAAAGATATAGTAATTTCCGGGAAATGCTGGACAAGGAAAAAGGCATTGATGCGGTTACGATTTCCACACCGGATCATGTACATGGCCCTGCTGCAGCCTATGCCATGGAAAGAGGGATCCATGTATATGTACAAAAACCCCTGACCCACAATATACGCGAAGCCAGGATGTTGACAGAAATGGCCAGAAAGCATAAGATTGTCAGCCAGATGGGCAACCAGGGCGGCTCCAATCCGCTGCTGGGTATGGTGCAGGGCTGGATAGACTCCGGCAAGCTGGGGAAAATATCCAAAGTGCAGATTTGGACCAACCGTCCCGTATGGCCACAAGGCGGCGCGATGCCTGCCCCTGACCCTGGCAAAAAGCCTGCGGCGCTGGACTGGGATCTCTGGCTGGGCCCTGCGCCTTATATGGACTATACACCCGACCTGCATCCATTTAGCTGGAGAGGCTGGTGGGACTTTGGTACTGGCGCACTCGGAGATGTGGGTTGCCACCTCATTGATATCCCTTTCCGAACCCTCGGGCTTAAGTATCCTACCGATGCCGAATGCAGCGTAGCTTCTGTATATTCACAGATGTGGACGCCTGATTATCACCCACAGGGTTGTCCGGCGGCTTCATTTATTACCCTGCATTTTGGTGCTACCGATAAGAGCAAATCGCCGATCGAGATGACCTGGAGCGATGGGGGAATCAGACCTTCTCACCCGGATATCATTCCCGCAAACAGTGATATCGGGGGGAAAGACAGTGCAAACGGTGTGTTGATTATTGGCGAAAAGGGCATTATCTCTACCAATATCAATGACAGCTCTCCGCTGATGCCCAAGTTGTACATGAATGATGGTACGACAGATTTTGGACCCGAAACAGAACCCAATGACGAGCCGGAATACGGCCATCACCGTAAATGGGTGGACGCCTGTAAGGCCGGGTTTAACAGCCCCGAACATAAAGCCCTGACTTCTTCTTTTGACTATGCCGGCCCGATGACGGAAACCGTTTTGATGGGCAATCTGGCGATTCGGAGTTATATGCTCCGAAAAGAAGATGACAAGGGGAAAATGGAATTTTATGCCCGTAAAAAACTCTTGTGGGATGGCGAAAATATGCGTATCACCAACCTTGAGGAGGCCAATCAATTTGTAGGCAGAACCTACCGCAAGGGCTGGGAAATGTAA
- a CDS encoding HepT-like ribonuclease domain-containing protein produces the protein METNITAAFALERELGIIGEALNKLQKMGVVLSHSDWAINFRNTLIHQYDAVSRRTIFEHVHQDLPHLKSEVEALLED, from the coding sequence TTGGAAACCAATATTACCGCTGCATTTGCCCTTGAAAGAGAACTGGGGATTATAGGTGAAGCGCTCAATAAGCTTCAAAAAATGGGCGTAGTACTTTCCCATTCAGACTGGGCAATTAATTTCCGCAATACACTGATTCATCAATATGATGCAGTTTCTCGTCGCACCATTTTTGAACATGTTCATCAGGACTTACCACATCTAAAGTCAGAGGTTGAAGCGTTATTAGAGGATTGA
- a CDS encoding RNA methyltransferase gives MQPAITSTANPKIKNLISLQKPRERKKQGVFLIEGRKEITLAVKAGYLLESVYYCEQLIARDEVENLLNLPELRLVSVSAEVFDKIAVREGSGGLLAVARLRPHSLSDLKLSKSPLVLVLESVEKPGNLGAILRTADAAGVDAVIICDPLTDFYNPNVIRSSVGCVFTNQIASASSQATIDWLKQQNIAIYCTYLKASFTYYKTDFTIPSAIVLGTEATGLSDIWVENATANIIIPMKGAIDSMNVSTTAAVVIFEAVRQREFK, from the coding sequence ATGCAACCTGCCATCACCAGCACCGCTAACCCCAAAATCAAAAACCTGATATCCCTTCAGAAACCACGGGAAAGGAAAAAGCAGGGTGTTTTCCTCATTGAAGGCAGGAAAGAAATTACCCTGGCGGTAAAGGCAGGTTATTTGCTGGAAAGTGTCTATTACTGCGAACAGCTTATCGCCAGAGACGAAGTGGAAAATCTGCTGAATCTACCGGAGTTGCGGCTGGTCAGTGTTTCGGCAGAAGTCTTTGATAAAATTGCCGTGAGGGAAGGTTCGGGTGGCCTGCTAGCGGTCGCAAGGCTGCGACCGCACTCACTCAGCGACCTGAAGCTGAGCAAATCCCCGCTGGTACTTGTGCTCGAATCGGTAGAAAAACCCGGCAACCTGGGCGCGATTCTCCGCACCGCCGACGCCGCTGGCGTGGATGCGGTCATCATCTGCGACCCGCTCACCGATTTTTACAACCCCAACGTCATCCGATCCAGTGTGGGTTGTGTTTTCACCAATCAGATTGCCTCAGCATCCTCCCAAGCGACCATCGATTGGCTGAAACAACAAAACATCGCCATCTACTGTACCTACCTCAAAGCTTCTTTTACTTACTATAAAACCGATTTTACCATCCCTTCCGCAATTGTTTTGGGTACAGAAGCAACCGGACTTTCCGACATCTGGGTTGAGAACGCGACGGCCAATATTATCATTCCCATGAAAGGCGCGATTGACTCGATGAATGTCTCCACAACTGCCGCAGTCGTTATTTTTGAGGCCGTGAGGCAAAGAGAATTCAAATAG